From Zingiber officinale cultivar Zhangliang chromosome 5B, Zo_v1.1, whole genome shotgun sequence, the proteins below share one genomic window:
- the LOC121985427 gene encoding serine/threonine-protein kinase OXI1-like, with the protein MAQPVSPTPPPIDLRDLKAVSVLGRGAKGVVFLVRGGGAAQSTEPLALKAVSRSSIEKKRAASAPGDAYRRVWLERDVLLTLHHPLLPSLRGVVSTDKIVGFAIDRCSGGDLASLRRRQSEKMFSDDAIRFYAAELVLALEYLHGLGIVYRDLKPENILIQDNGHLMLVDFDLSTKLPPKSPLNPLGSTSFRRRELAPERNGNKEEVKKKNTKRKERRLLGCFSFNSGVSPEATESAASAGNPTPPSTESSSSGKSNSFVGTEEYVAPEIIQGRGHDFAVDWWGLGVVLYEMLYGRTPFRGQDRKETFYRILTKQPELTGEPTPLRRLLRRLLEKDPARRISCEGIKAHEFFEGIIWDEVLRVARPPFIPSLAETGEEEVEGIDGVEGLDVERTVEEISASKEEAAEAVTTSSAETPADFFSAF; encoded by the exons ATGGCCCAACCGGTGTCGCCGACGCCGCCACCGATCGACCTCCGGGATCTGAAGGCGGTCTCTGTCCTAGGCCGCGGCGCCAAGGGCGTGGTCTTCCTCGTCCGTGGCGGCGGCGCCGCCCAGTCGACCGAGCCCCTCGCCCTCAAGGCCGTCTCTCGCTCCTCCATCGAGAAGAAAAGGGCCGCCTCTGCCCCCGGCGACGCCTACCGTCGGGTGTGGCTCGAGCGCGATGTCCTCCTCACCCTCCACCATCCCTTGCTCCCTTCCCTCCGAGGCGTCGTCTCCACCGACAAGATCGTCGGCTTTGCCATCGACCGATGCTCCGGCGGCGATCTCGCCTCCCTCCGCCGCCGCCAGAGCGAGAAGATGTTCTCCGACGATGCGATCAG ATTCTACGCCGCTGAGTTGGTGTTGGCGCTGGAATACCTCCACGGATTGGGGATCGTGTATCGAGATCTGAAGCCGGAGAACATCCTCATCCAAGACAACGGCCACCTAATGCTAGTCGATTTCGATCTCTCCACCAAACTCCCACCCAAATCACCGCTGAATCCGCTAGGTTCCACCTCTTTCCGCCGCCGTGAACTGGCGCCGGAGCGCAATGGCAACAAGGAAGAAGTGAAAAAGAAAAACACGAAAAGGAAGGAACGGCGCTTACTGGGTTGTTTCTCCTTCAACTCCGGCGTCTCGCCGGAAGCCACCGAATCCGCCGCCTCCGCAGGGAACCCTACGCCGCCGTCGACCGAGTCATCATCGAGCGGGAAGTCGAACTCGTTCGTGGGGACAGAGGAATACGTGGCGCCGGAGATCATCCAGGGGCGAGGCCACGACTTCGCCGTCGACTGGTGGGGACTGGGCGTGGTGCTCTACGAGATGCTCTACGGGCGGACGCCCTTCCGGGGGCAGGATCGGAAGGAAACCTTCTACCGGATCCTGACCAAGCAGCCGGAGCTCACCGGCGAGCCCACTCCATTGCGACGCCTCCTCCGTCGCCTCCTCGAGAAGGACCCCGCGCGGCGGATCTCGTGCGAGGGAATCAAGGCGCACGAATTCTTCGAGGGGATCATCTGGGATGAGGTACTCCGGGTAGCGCGGCCGCCGTTCATCCCTTCGCTAGCGGAAACGGGGGAGGAAGAGGTTGAAGGTATCGACGGCGTCGAGGGGCTAGACGTCGAGCGGACGGTGGAGGAAATTTCCGCCTCCAAGGAAGAAGCGGCCGAGGCGGTAACAACCTCCTCCGCAGAAACGCCGGCAGATTTTTTCTCCGctttctaa